CAGGCGCTCGCGACCGCGGCGATCGGATCGTTTGTCGCGGGTGCGATCGGCACCGCGCTGCTGGCCGCGTTCGCCCCGGCGATCTCGCGGTTCGCGGTCACCCTCGGCGCGCCGTCGTATCTGGCGATCATGTTGTTTGCACTGGTTGCGGTGACCGCGGTGCTGGGCGCATCCAAACTGCGGGGCGCCATCTCGCTGTTCCTCGGCCTGGCCATCGGATGCGTCGGCATCGACTTCCTCACCGGTCAACCCCGCGCGACATTCGGGCTGCCGTTGCTCAGCGACGGTATCGACATCGTGGTAATCGCCGTGGCGATCTTCGCCCTCGGTGAGGCGCTGTGGGTCGCGGCGCATCTGCGGCGCCGTCCGGCCGAGGTGATCCCGGTGGGTCGGCCCTGGATGAGCCGGCAGGATTTCAAGCGATCCTGGAAGCCGTGGCTGCGCGGCACCGCCTACGGATTCCCGTTCGGTGCCCTGCCCGCGGGCGGTGCGGAACTGCCGACCTTCCTGTCGTACATCACCGAGAAGCGCCTCTCCAAGCACTCCGAGGAGTTCGGCAAGGGCGCCATCGAGGGAGTCGCCGGACCGGAGGCCGCCAACAACGCTTCGGCGGCAGGCACTCTGGTGCCCATGCTCTCGCTCGGCCTGCCCACCAACGCGACCGCGGCGGTGATGCTCACGGCGTTCGTCTCCTACGGAATCCAGCCGGGCCCAACGCTTTTCGAGAAGGAGCCGCTGCTGATCTGGACGCTGATCGCGAGCCTGTTCATCGGCAACTTCCTGCTGCTGGTGCTCAACCTGCCGCTCGCGCCGCTGTGGGCACGGCTGCTGCGCACCCCGCGGCCGTACCTGTACGCGGGCATCCTGTTCTTCGCGACGCTGGGTGCGCTCGCGGTGAACGTGCAGGCGCTGGATCTCGCGCTGCTGCTGGTGTTCGGTCTGCTGGGCCTGATGATGCGGCGCTTCGGTCTGCCCGTGCTGCCGCTCATCATCGGGGTGATTCTCGGACCACGCATCGAACGGCAACTGCGCCAGAGCCTGCAACTCGGCGGCGGTGACTGGTCGAGTCTGTTCACCGAACCGGTGGCGATCGTGGTCTACGTGCTGATGGTGATCCTGCTGCTCGTGCCGTTAATGCTCAAGCTGATGCACCGCAGTGAGGAGACGCTGCTGATCGTCGAGGACGATGTGGATCAGCAGGAGAAGGCGGCCCAGCGGTGACCGACGAGCGCTTACGCGAGGAGGATCGATGATAGTCGTCGGCTACAGCGCAGACCCGTTCGGCCGGGCCGCCATCGAGCACGGGATCGCCGAAGCCAAGCTCCGCGACACCAACCTGCTGGTGATCAACGCCACCTCGGGTGAGGCGTACGTCGACGCGCGGTTCGCGCGGTCCGGGGAGGTCCACGATGTCGAGGCGCACCTGCAGGACAGCGGGGTTCCGTTCGAGGTCCGCCAACCCGTCGGGGTCGACGCGGCCGAGGAACTGCTCACGGCGATGGACAGCCCGGACGCCGACCTGCTGGTGATCGGCATCCGCCACCGCAGCCCGGTGGGGAAACTGCTGCTCGGCAGCGTGGCGCAGCGCTTGCTGCTGGAATGCCCCAAACCCGTGCTCGCGGTCAAACCACATGGCCTGTGACGGCGGCTGACCAGGAGAAACGAACCTCACCGCGCCCCTGCGGGTGCGGTGAGGACCAATTTTCCTGACGATAACCCGGCGGGAAACATCCCGGAACACCCGCCGCCCACGATGGCGGCATGGCCAATGGTGTGACGACGACGCGCACGACGAGAACCGCATGTTCATACTGCGGTGTCGGGTGCGGAATCGAGGTGGACACCGCGGTCGAGGGCGGCCGCACGGTCATCGCCCGGGTGTCGGGTGACAAGCTGCATCCGGCGAACTTCGGCCGGTTGTGCACCAAGGGCGCCATGCACGCCGAGATGATGGCCGCCGACACCGACCGGCTGACGTCGGCGCTGCTGCGCCGCGACGACGAACTGCTGCCGGTCCCGGTCGACGACGCCGTCGCCGAGGCCGGGCGCAGGTTGCGTGCCATCGTCGACGAGCACGGTCCCGACGCGGTCGCGCTGTACGTGTCCGGGC
This region of Mycolicibacterium goodii genomic DNA includes:
- a CDS encoding tripartite tricarboxylate transporter permease — encoded protein: MENFDWLMQGFAEAATPMNLLYAVIGVLLGTAVGVLPGIGPAMTVALLLPVTYNVSPSAAFIMFAGIFYGGMYGGSTTSILLNTPGESSSVITAIEGNKMAKAGRAAQALATAAIGSFVAGAIGTALLAAFAPAISRFAVTLGAPSYLAIMLFALVAVTAVLGASKLRGAISLFLGLAIGCVGIDFLTGQPRATFGLPLLSDGIDIVVIAVAIFALGEALWVAAHLRRRPAEVIPVGRPWMSRQDFKRSWKPWLRGTAYGFPFGALPAGGAELPTFLSYITEKRLSKHSEEFGKGAIEGVAGPEAANNASAAGTLVPMLSLGLPTNATAAVMLTAFVSYGIQPGPTLFEKEPLLIWTLIASLFIGNFLLLVLNLPLAPLWARLLRTPRPYLYAGILFFATLGALAVNVQALDLALLLVFGLLGLMMRRFGLPVLPLIIGVILGPRIERQLRQSLQLGGGDWSSLFTEPVAIVVYVLMVILLLVPLMLKLMHRSEETLLIVEDDVDQQEKAAQR
- a CDS encoding universal stress protein; its protein translation is MIVVGYSADPFGRAAIEHGIAEAKLRDTNLLVINATSGEAYVDARFARSGEVHDVEAHLQDSGVPFEVRQPVGVDAAEELLTAMDSPDADLLVIGIRHRSPVGKLLLGSVAQRLLLECPKPVLAVKPHGL